A portion of the Hoplias malabaricus isolate fHopMal1 chromosome 1, fHopMal1.hap1, whole genome shotgun sequence genome contains these proteins:
- the lrrc57 gene encoding leucine-rich repeat-containing protein 57 isoform X1 — translation MGNSALKAHLETSQKTGVFQLTGKSLQEFPEELQSLTANLRTVDLSNNKIEVLPAFIGSFQQLKSLTICSNKLTSLPAEIGKLKKLETLVLNGNHLQQLPVTVGQLRTLRTLGLAGNQFREFPNNLGSLRHLDVLDLSRNRIQSVPAEVAELQAIEINLNQNQISALSPEVSRCPRLKVLRLEENCLELVSIPTSILSNSGISLLSLEGNLFEVKKLRDLDGYEKYMERFTATKKKFA, via the exons ATGGGGAACAGCGCATTAAAAGCCCATTTGGAGACGTCTCAGAAAACTGGGGTCTTTCAGCTGACGGGGAAAAGCCTGCAGGAG TTTCCAGAGGAGCTCCAGAGTTTGACGGCGAACCTGCGGACAGTCGATCTGTCCAACAATAAAATAGAAGTCCTGCCGGCTTTTATAGGAAGCTTCCAGCAGCTGAAAAGCCTCACCATCTGCAGCAACAAGCTGA ccagTTTACCAGCGGAGATTGGGAAGCTGAAGAAGCTGGAGACTCTGGTGTTAAATGGGAATCATCTGCAGCAGCTCCCCGTGACGGTGGGGCAGCTCCGAACCCTGCGGACCCTCGGCCTCGCTGGGAACCAGTTCAGGGAATTTCCCAACAACCTCGGCTCTCTGCGCCATCTGGACGTCCTGGATCTGTCCCGAAACCGGATCCAGTCGGTCCCAGCCGAGGTGGCGGAACTGCAGGCCATCGAAATCAACCTCAACCAGAACCAG ATTTCAGCTCTGTCTCCGGAAGTGTCCCGCTGTCCTCGGCTAAAGGTCCTGCGACTGGAGGAGAACTGTCTGGAACTTGTCTCCATCCCCACCTCCATCCTGTCCAACTCCGGCATTTCTCTGCTGTCTCTGGAGGGAAACCTGTTCGAAGTCAAAAAGCTGCGGGACCTGGACGGATATGAGAAG tacATGGAGCGCTTCACAGCCACCAAGAAGAAATTTGCTTGA
- the lrrc57 gene encoding leucine-rich repeat-containing protein 57 isoform X2, which produces MGNSALKAHLETSQKTGVFQLTGKSLQEFPEELQSLTANLRTVDLSNNKIEVLPAFIGSFQQLKSLTICSNKLTSLPAEIGKLKKLETLVLNGNHLQQLPVTVGQLRTLRTLGLAGNQFREFPNNLGSLRHLDVLDLSRNRIQSVPAEVAELQAIEINLNQNQISALSPEVSRCPRLKVLRLEENCLELVSIPTSILSNSGISLLSLEGNLFEVKKLRDLDGYEKMKALELIWKIFL; this is translated from the exons ATGGGGAACAGCGCATTAAAAGCCCATTTGGAGACGTCTCAGAAAACTGGGGTCTTTCAGCTGACGGGGAAAAGCCTGCAGGAG TTTCCAGAGGAGCTCCAGAGTTTGACGGCGAACCTGCGGACAGTCGATCTGTCCAACAATAAAATAGAAGTCCTGCCGGCTTTTATAGGAAGCTTCCAGCAGCTGAAAAGCCTCACCATCTGCAGCAACAAGCTGA ccagTTTACCAGCGGAGATTGGGAAGCTGAAGAAGCTGGAGACTCTGGTGTTAAATGGGAATCATCTGCAGCAGCTCCCCGTGACGGTGGGGCAGCTCCGAACCCTGCGGACCCTCGGCCTCGCTGGGAACCAGTTCAGGGAATTTCCCAACAACCTCGGCTCTCTGCGCCATCTGGACGTCCTGGATCTGTCCCGAAACCGGATCCAGTCGGTCCCAGCCGAGGTGGCGGAACTGCAGGCCATCGAAATCAACCTCAACCAGAACCAG ATTTCAGCTCTGTCTCCGGAAGTGTCCCGCTGTCCTCGGCTAAAGGTCCTGCGACTGGAGGAGAACTGTCTGGAACTTGTCTCCATCCCCACCTCCATCCTGTCCAACTCCGGCATTTCTCTGCTGTCTCTGGAGGGAAACCTGTTCGAAGTCAAAAAGCTGCGGGACCTGGACGGATATGAGAAG ATGAAAGCCCTGGAGTTGATTTGGAAGATTTTTCTGTGA